Proteins found in one Brachypodium distachyon strain Bd21 chromosome 5, Brachypodium_distachyon_v3.0, whole genome shotgun sequence genomic segment:
- the LOC100833227 gene encoding pentatricopeptide repeat-containing protein At1g06710, mitochondrial, whose amino-acid sequence MITRRAAAVALRASLRRTCSTHAADSADPLLGLVDASTPHPEPRLSPEDFAFIKEPAPALPAAALPPPEVILISKAIRAYGADFDGKAERFLRRYREFLTDSVVVAVLRAVRSPELCVRFFLWAERQVGYSHTGACYDALAEILGFEDPARTAERLLREIGEDDREVLRRLLNVLVRRCCRHGLWDEALEELGRLKDFGYRPSAVTYNALVQVLASAGQVEMGFRVQKEMSASGFCMDRSTIGYFAQALCKVGRWADALNMLEKEDFNLDTVLCTQMISGLMEASLFNEAMSFLHRMRCNSCIPNVVTYRTLLSGFLKKKQFGWCKRIINMMMTEGCNPNPSLFNSLVHGYCNAGDYAYAYKLFNRMTTCGSPPGYVAYNIFIGSICGQEELPNAELLDLVEKVYEEMLAASCVLNKVNTANFSRCLCGVGKFEKAFQILKEMMRKGFVPDTSTYTKVITFLCQAKKVEKSFLLFQEMKRAGVNPDVYTYTILIDSFCKAGLIEQARSWFDEMRSVGCSPNVVTYTALLHAYLKSKQLIQAHDIFHRMVDAACYPNAVTYSALIDGLCKAGEIQKACEVYEKLIGTSGNVESDFYFEGNDTCTIAPNVVTYGALIDGLCKAQKVSDAHELLDAMLAAGCEPNQIVYDALIDGFCKIGKIDNAQEVFLRMTKCGYLPSVHTYTSLIDRMFKDGRLDLAMKVLSEMLNDSCNPNVVTYTAMIDGLSKVGEIEKALNLLSLMEEKGCSPNVVTYTALIDGLGKTGKADASLKLFKQMNSKGCAPNYVTYRVLINHCCAAGLLDEAHLLLDEMKHTHWPKHLQGYHCAVQGFSKKFIASLGLLEEMESHETVPIAPVYGMLIDSFSKAGRLETALELHKELVEVSSSLNMTSTGMYASLIQALCLASQVEEAFTLYTEMTRKGIVPDLIVFVSLVKGLIEVNKWDEALQLCYGRCHEGVNWQDNKSFDGG is encoded by the exons ATGATCACCCGCCGCGCGGCGGCTGTAGCCCTACGCGCCTCCCTGCGACGCACCTGCTCTACCCACGCCGCCGACTCCGCCGACCCCCTGCTAGGCCTCGTCGACGCCTCTACTCCGCACCCCGAGCCCCGCCTCTCCCCCGAAGACTTCGCCTTCATTAAAGAGCCCGCCCCTgctctccccgccgccgccctcccacCGCCCGAGGTCATCCTGATCTCCAAGGCGATCCGAGCCTACGGCGCCGACTTCGACGGCAAGGCGGAGCGGTTCCTGCGGCGGTACCGCGAGTTCCTGACTGATTCCGTGGTGGTCGCAGTGCTCAGAGCGGTGCGCTCCCCGGAGCTCTGCGTCAGGTTCTTCCTTTGGGCCGAGCGGCAGGTGGGTTACAGCCACACTGGCGCCTGCTACGACGCGCTCGCCGAGATTTTAGGATTTGAGGACCCCGCCAGGACCGCTGAGAGGCTGCTTAGGGAGATTGGGGAGGATGATCGTGAGGTGCTCCGCAGATTGCTCAATGTGCTGGTGCGGCGATGCTGCCGCCACGGCCTGTGGGACGAGGCCCTGGAGGAGCTTGGGAGGCTGAAGGACTTTGGATACAGACCATCGGCAGTGACCTACAATGCATTGGTGCAGGTGCTCGCCAGCGCGGGGCAGGTGGAAATGGGGTTCCGGGTGCAGAAAGAGATGTCTGCATCGGGGTTTTGCATGGACAGATCAACTATTGGTTACTTTGCACAGGCGCTGTGCAAGGTGGGACGTTGGGCCGATGCACTTAACATGCTAGAGAAGGAGGATTTCAATCTTGACACAGTGTTGTGCACCCAGATGATCAGTGGATTGATGGAGGCCTCCCTTTTCAACGAGGCAATGTCATTTCTTCATAGGATGCGGTGCAACTCGTGTATCCCAAATGTGGTAACATATAGGACACTGCTCTCAGGATTTCTGAAAAAGAAGCAGTTTGGTTGGTGCAAGAGGATCATCAACATGATGATGACAGAGGGTTGCAATCCAAACCCTTCATTGTTTAACTCACTTGTGCATGGTTACTGCAATGCTGGTGATTATGCATATGCATACAAACTGTTCAATAGGATGACTACTTGTGGTAGCCCTCCTGGTTATGTTGCATACAACATATTTATTGGAAGTATTTGTGGTCAAGAAGAATTGCCAAATGCTGAGTTGCTAGATTTGGTGGAGAAAGTTTACGAGGAGATGCTGGCTGCTAGTTGTGTTCTTAATAAGGTTAACACTGCCAATTTTTCTCGgtgcctttgtggtgtgggcaaatttgaaaagGCATTTCAGATATTGAAGGAGATGATGAGGAAAGGTTTTGTTCCTGATACAAGCACATACACTAAGGTGATCACTTTCCTGTGTCAGGCTAAGAAGGTAGAAAAATCTTTCCTTTTATTTCAAGAGATGAAGAGGGCAGGTGTTAATCCTGATGTGTACACATACACAATTTTGATCGATAGTTTTTGTAAGGCTGGTCTCATTGAACAAGCCCGCAGCTGGTTTGATGAGATGAGAAGTGTGGGCTGCTCTCCAAATGTCGTAACATATACTGCATTGCTTCATGCTTACTTGAAATCTAAGCAGCTCATTCAGGCTCATGACATTTTTCACAGAATGGTTGATGCTGCCTGTTATCCAAATGCCGTCACATATAGTGCACTAATTGATGGTCTCTGTAAGGCAGGTGAAATCCAAAAGGCTTGTGAAGTCTATGAGAAGTTAATAGGAACTTCTGGGAATGTAGAATCTGATTTCTACTTTGAAGGGAACGACACATGCACCATTGCTCCAAATGTTGTCACCTATGGTGCACTCATAGATGGTTTGTGCAAAGCTCAGAAGGTGTCTGATGCTCATGAGTTGTTAGATGCTATGTTAGCAGCTGGCTGTGAGCCCAACCAGATTGTATATGATGCTCTGATCGatggtttttgcaaaattggaAAAATTGATAATGCTCAGGAGGTATTTCTGCGGATGACTAAGTGTGGCTACTTGCCTAGTGTGCACACATACACCTCCTTGATTGACCGTATGTTCAAGGATGGACGACTTGATCTTGCTATGAAAGTATTGTCTGAAATGTTAAATGATTCCTGTAATCCTAACGTCGTTACTTACACAGCTATGATTGATGGGCTCTCTAAAGTAGGTGAAATTGAGAAGGCTCTAAACCTGCTGTCGTTAATGGAAGAGAAGGGGTGCAGTCCAAATGTTGTAACTTACACCGCTCTGATAGATGGACTAGGAAAAACTGGTAAAGCTGATGCAAGTCTCAAGCTTTTTAAGCAAATGAATTCAAAAGGATGTGCTCCAAATTATGTTACATACAGGGTACTGATAAACCATTGCTGTGCTGCTGGCCTTTTGGACGAGGCACATTTACTGCTTGATGAGATGAAGCATACCCACTGGCCAAAGCATTTGCAAGGATACCACTGTGCAGTTCAGGGTTTCAGCAAGAAGTTTATTGCTTCTCTTGGTTTGTTGGAGGAGATGGAATCACATGAAACAGTACCTATAGCTCCTGTTTATGGAATGCTCATTGATAGTTTTTCCAAGGCTGGTAGACTGGAGACAGCCTTGGAATTGCACAAAGAGCTGGTGGAAGTCTCATCATCCCTAAATATGACCAGCACGGGCATGTACGCCTCACTAATACAGGCACTTTGTTTAGCATCTCAAGTTGAAGAAGCATTCACATTATATACTGAAATGACGAGGAAAGGCATTGTGCCAGATTTAATTGTCTTTGTTTCCCTCGTAAAGGGACTGATTGAAGTGAATAAGTGGGATGAAGCGCTCCAGTTGTGTTATGGCAGGTGCCATGAG GGTGTGAACTGGCAAGACAACAAATCCTTTGATGGAGGGTAG
- the LOC100833538 gene encoding uncharacterized protein ycf20 produces the protein MACASNSIVIGLPNYGLNAGTRVLSPSYRNFPRKSSYRLLKVRALQGNDGRRRLVDIIRIIPELSRNYFRSGSRRALFGGIALLGGFYVAQTISLSFGALAVNDVIAAVVCVLLTEYVTKFYYSRPKVTFPVALLNNFKMGFTYGLFIDAFKLAS, from the coding sequence ATGGCATGTGCTTCAAATTCTATTGTCATTGGCCTTCCTAACTATGGGCTGAATGCGGGGACAAGGGTACTCTCACCGAGCTACAGGAACTTCCCAAGGAAATCCTCTTACAGGCTTCTCAAGGTCCGTGCGCTGCAGGGAAATGATGGTCGTAGAAGGCTAGTTGACATAATCAGAATCATCCCTGAGCTGTCAAGAAACTATTTCAGAAGCGGGTCTAGGAGGGCTCTTTTTGGCGGCATTGCACTGCTGGGTGGCTTTTATGTTGCGCAGACAATATCTCTGTCATTCGGTGCTTTGGCTGTGAATGACGTTATAGCGGCAGTTGTGTGCGTCCTCCTGACCGAGTATGTGACGAAGTTCTACTACAGCCGGCCTAAGGTCACCTTCCCTGTTGCACTCCTCAACAATTTCAAGATGGGCTTCACATATGGCCTCTTCATTGATGCCTTCAAGCTTGCTAGCTGA